CGCGCCATCTTTGGATTTGTAATTTTGGTATTCACCATCGACAGCTTCCATCATGCGATCTTTGAGAATGCCGTCTTTGTCTTTAGCGAGGAGTGGATCCCAATACGAACCCCACAGCACTTTGATCACATTCCAACCTGCGCCACGGAATACCGCTTCGAGTTCCTGCACGATTTTGCCGTTGCCGCGCACCGGGCCGTCCAAGCGTTGCAGGTTGCAGTTGACCACCCACACCAGATTGTCGAGTTTTTCGCGCCCGCCGAGGGAAATCGCGCCGAGGGTTTCCGGCTCATCGGTTTCACCGTCGCCGACAAATGCCCACACCTTACGATTAGCGGTTTCTGCCAACTTGCGGTCTTGCAGGTATTTCATGAAACGCGCTTGGTAGATCGACTTAATCGGCCCCAAGCCCATTGAAACGGTGGGGAACTGCCAATAATCCGGCATCAACCACGGGTGCGGGTAAGACGACAAGCCGCCGCCATCGACTTCCTGGCGGAAACCATCAAGGTCTTCTTCGGTAAAACGCCCCTCAAGGAAGGAACGCGCATACATCCCCGGTGCAGCGTGACCCTGGATATACAGCAAGTCGCCGCCGTGTTGCGGGGAAGGCGCGTGCCAGAAATGGTTCATGCCCACGTCGTACAAGGTCGCGGCAGAGGCGAAGGTGGCAATATGCCCGCCCAATTCGGGGCTTTCGCGGTTGGCGCGTACCACCATGGCTGCCGCATTCCAGCGAATGTAGGAGCGCAGGCGTGCCTCAATCGCGGGTTTGCCAGGGGTGTGGCTTTCTTTGTGCGGGGGAATCGTATTAATGTAAGCAGTATTGGCTGAATACGGCAGATTCGCACCGTTTTGACGGGCAGTCGCAATCATCTCTTGCAATAGAAAGTGCGCACGTTCCACACCTTCGGCTTCGATGACAGCCTCAAGTGACTCAATCCATTCGTGAGTTTCCTGAGAATCAACATCTTGTAATGATTTATTCATTTTTCATCCTCTTTCTTCCAGCAGTAAATCTGGTAAGCCAAATGGCATGAACACTCCAGATGGACAAGAAAGATAGCACAGACCGACACACTTTTGAAGAAAAAGTTCACACAAAAAATTAAAGTTTAATTTTCAAATACTTATGAGATTCAAATAATTTGTAAAATCTTTTGTAGGCATTTTCTATCAGTTCCGTTAAGCTCTCGTTATGACAGATGATATAGATATAATTCCCATTGCCGGACGTTTCCGTGGCTTTCTCCCCGTGGTCGTGGATGTAGAAACGGGTGGCTTTGATTGCCGCAAGGATGCGTTGCTAGAATTGGCAGCCGTGGTGTTGCGCATCGACGAAAAAGGTGAGCTATCCCGCCACCGCACCTTTAATTGGCACATCGAACCTTTTCCCAATGCCAATATGGATCCCAAATCGCTGGAAGTGAACGGCATCAAGCCCTTCAGCCCACTGCGCATGGCAGTACCTGAGCCGAAAGCGATGGAAGAATTTTTCAAAGTGATCCGCAAAGAAGTGAAGGTCAACCGCTGCAACCGCGCCATTTTGGTGGGACATAACGCGCCGTTCGACTTGAATTTTATCCATGCCGCCTCTGAACGCATCAAAGCCACCCGCAACCCGTTCCACCCGTTCAGCACTTTGGATACGGTTTCGCTGGGTGCGGTGATGTACGGGCAGACCGTGTTGGCACGTCTTTCGCAAGCCGCAGGCATGGGCTGGGATGCGGACTCCGCACACTCAGCCGTGTATGATGCTGAAAAGACAGCGGATTTATTTTGCCATTTCGTGAATACTTGGCAAACGCTGGATGCGGCGTTTAAAGCGGTCGAGAATTAAAGAAACCCCTCACCCCAACCCCTCTCCCGCAAGGGGCGAGGGGCTAAGAGATTGCTTACTTCCCCGTCTTCAATTTTTCCCAGTACCCGTCATACAACTTCATGGCGTCGCCAATGTCGTTCTGGAACTCGCCCTTGGCAACGTCTTCTGCTTTAGGGAAAATCACCGGGTTGCTGCTGGTGTCTTCATCCAACAATTCTTTTACCGCGATATTCGGGGTGCTGTAGCCCAGCTCTTCTACCACTTGCTGCCCGACTTCGGGGCGTAACATGTAGTCGATGAATTTGTGGGCGTTATCGGCATTACTGGCACCTGCCGGAATCACAAAACTGTCCACCCAAAAACCTGCGCCTTCTTTCGGGAAAATGTATTCAATGTCGGGATTTTCCTGCTGCGCCATTGTGACTTCGCCGCTCCAGATCATGCCGAGATTCACATCACCTGCCAAAAACGGTTCACGGGGTGCATCCGCATTGAAGACCAACACATTCGGCATTAGCTTTTGCAGGTCTTCGTAGGCGATTTTGATTTCATCCGGGTTAGTGGAATTGGTGGAAAAGCCGTTCTTTTTCAGCGCCATGTGGAAGACTTCGCGCACATCATCGGTCAACAATAACTTGCCCTTCCACTTCTCATCCCACAAATCTGCCCACGAGGTGATGGTCGAGGAGTCGATTTCTTTACCGTTTACGCCAATGCCGGTGCTGCCCCACAGGTAAGGAATGCTGTATTCGTTGCCGGGGTCATAGGGCTTATCCAGCAAGTCCGGTGACAAATTTTTCAGGTTAGTCAGCTTGGTTTTATCGAGTTTTTGCAACAAACCTTCGCGACTCATTTTCGCCACCAAATAACTGGATGGCACTACAATGTCGTAACCTTTACCCTGTTGCAGCTTCAATTTGGAATACATCACCTCGTTATTTTCGTAGGTGGAATACTCGACCTTGATGCCGGTTTCTTTCTCGAATTCTTCCAGCGCGGTTTCGGGGATGTACTCTGCCCAGTTATACACCACAAGTTTTTCTTCAGCGTGCAGCGTGGTTGCCGCCAGCAGCAGCAAGGTTGCGAACAGGGAGGTTGATTTCATTTCAGTGTTTTCTCCTGAGCAATAAAGTAGATAACGTGACCAGACCCAGCGAAATCGCCAGTAACAAGGTCGCTAATACGTTCACTTCGGGTGACACCCCAACTTTTACCATTGAAAACACCCGAATCGGTAAAATTTCAAAGCTAGGCCCCGTCACGAATGAACTGATGATTACATCATCAAGCGACAGGGTAAAGCTTAATAACCACCCAGCCACAATTGCCGGAAATACCAAGGGCAAAATGATCAACCGAAAAATACGTCCTTCACTTGCGCCCAAGTCTTGCGCGGCTTCCAACAAATATTTATCAAAGCCTTTGAGCTGCGCATACACCGTAATCACCACAAACGGCAGGCAAAACGTAATGTGCGCAATTAGCAACGACCAGAAACCCAATTGAATCCCCAGCGCAATAAAAATCACCAGAAAGGTAATCGCCAACACAATATCCGGCGACATCATCACGATAAATAATAAGCCGCTGGCAATCGCTTTCAAGGGAAAACGGTAGCGGTGTAACGCCAATGCCATTAGCGTCCCGATGAACGTGGCAGCGGTTGCCGCCAGACTTGCCACTAGCAAGGAATTCAAAAAAGCTTGGGTAAGTGCTTCATTTTCAAATAACTTGCCATACCATTTCCACGTGAAGCCTTGCCATTCGTAGCCGTATTTGGAGGCGTTGAAGGAATTGATGACCAGAATGACGATAGGTAAATACAGATAAGCGAAAATCGCCGCCATAAAACCCCACTTAAAGACCTTCATCATCCAACCCCCCTTGCCGATTAATGCGCCGATTTGCCAACACATACAACCACAATAAACCCGCCATAAGCACAATCAACGCCACGCTAAACGCTGCC
The DNA window shown above is from Candidatus Thiothrix sulfatifontis and carries:
- a CDS encoding extracellular solute-binding protein — translated: MKSTSLFATLLLLAATTLHAEEKLVVYNWAEYIPETALEEFEKETGIKVEYSTYENNEVMYSKLKLQQGKGYDIVVPSSYLVAKMSREGLLQKLDKTKLTNLKNLSPDLLDKPYDPGNEYSIPYLWGSTGIGVNGKEIDSSTITSWADLWDEKWKGKLLLTDDVREVFHMALKKNGFSTNSTNPDEIKIAYEDLQKLMPNVLVFNADAPREPFLAGDVNLGMIWSGEVTMAQQENPDIEYIFPKEGAGFWVDSFVIPAGASNADNAHKFIDYMLRPEVGQQVVEELGYSTPNIAVKELLDEDTSSNPVIFPKAEDVAKGEFQNDIGDAMKLYDGYWEKLKTGK
- the potC gene encoding spermidine/putrescine ABC transporter permease PotC — encoded protein: MMKVFKWGFMAAIFAYLYLPIVILVINSFNASKYGYEWQGFTWKWYGKLFENEALTQAFLNSLLVASLAATAATFIGTLMALALHRYRFPLKAIASGLLFIVMMSPDIVLAITFLVIFIALGIQLGFWSLLIAHITFCLPFVVITVYAQLKGFDKYLLEAAQDLGASEGRIFRLIILPLVFPAIVAGWLLSFTLSLDDVIISSFVTGPSFEILPIRVFSMVKVGVSPEVNVLATLLLAISLGLVTLSTLLLRRKH
- the rnt gene encoding ribonuclease T — encoded protein: MTDDIDIIPIAGRFRGFLPVVVDVETGGFDCRKDALLELAAVVLRIDEKGELSRHRTFNWHIEPFPNANMDPKSLEVNGIKPFSPLRMAVPEPKAMEEFFKVIRKEVKVNRCNRAILVGHNAPFDLNFIHAASERIKATRNPFHPFSTLDTVSLGAVMYGQTVLARLSQAAGMGWDADSAHSAVYDAEKTADLFCHFVNTWQTLDAAFKAVEN